The DNA segment ATTGAGTCATAGTATGGCGGTACGGTGTAACCGGCATAGATATGCGATTCCCAACGCACGCCAAAACCACCTGGCGCATGGAAGCGGGTGATTTTACCTGGACTCGGCAGGAAGGTGTTCGGATCTTCGGCGTTGATACGGCATTCCACCGCATGGCCTTTCACCTGCACTTCTTCTTGCTTGATTGACAACGGTTGGCCTGCGGCGATGCGCAGCTGTTCTTTGATCAGGTCAACGCCGGTGATCATTTCAGTTACCGGGTGTTCAACCTGAATACGGGTGTTCATTTCGATGAAATAGAACTCGCCGTTTTCGAACAGGAACTCAAAGGTGCCCGCGCCGCGATAGCCGATATCCACACACGCTTTCGCGCAACGCTCACCGATGTAGCGACGCAGTTCCGGGGTAATGCCCGGTGCCGGTGCTTCTTCGACGACTTTCTGGTGACGACGCTGCATAGAGCAATCACGTTCAGCCAGATAGATTGCGTTACCCTGACCGTCTGCCAGCACCTGAATTTCGATGTGGCGTGGGTTCTCGAGGTATTTCTCCATATAAACCATGTCGTTGCTGAAAGCCGCTTTCGCTTCCGCTTTGGTCATGGAGATGGATTGAGCCAGTTCGGCATCACCGCGTACTACGCGCATACCGCGACCGCCGCCGCCGCCGGACGCCTTGATGATAACCGGATAGCCGATACGTTTTGCATGGGCGCGGTTCGCATCCATATCGTCGGTCAGAGGGCCGTCAGAACCCGGTACCGTCGGGACGCCCGCTTTCTTCATCGCGGTGATGGCTGACACTTTGTCACCCATCAGACGGATGGTGTCCGCTTTCGGGCCGATGAAGATAAAGCCAGAGCGTTCAACCTGCTCTGCAAAGTTGGCGTTCTCAGAGAGGAAGCCATAACCCGGGTGAATCGCTACCGCGCCAGTGATTTCAGCGGCGCTGATGATAGCCGGGATGTTCAGATAGCTTTTTACGGACGGAGCCGGACCAATACAAACCGTCTCATCCGCCAGCAATACGTGTTTTAAATCGCGATCCGCGCTTGAGTGCACAGCGACAGTCTTGATACCCAGTTCTTTACAGGCACGAAGAATTCGCAATGCAATCTCGCCGCGGTTGGCGATAACAATTTTATCCAGCATGTTCGCCTCGTTACTCGATGACGACCAGCGGCTCGTCAAATTCTACCGGTTGACCACTTTCGACCAGGATGGCTTTCACGGTACCTGATTTGTCCGCTTCGATCTGGTTCATCATTTTCATGGCTTCAACGATGCACAGGGTATCGCCTACATTGACTTTCTGACCCACTTCGATGAACGCTTTTGCGTCCGGGCTCGGGGTGCGGTAGAAAGTACCAACCATTGGGGAACGTACGATGTGACCACTGATTTCTGCTGCGGCGGCTGCCGGCGCTTCTGCTGCCGGAGCAACTGCGTTAGACAGAGCAGGTTGCTGCTGCATCATTGGTGCAGCGTAGGCTTGTTGCATCACCGGGAAGCTACCTGCTGGCGCTGCGCGGCTGATGCGTACAGACTCTTCGCCTTCAGAGATTTCCAGTTCGGAGATGCCTGATTCTTCAACCAGCTCGATCAGTTTTTTAATCTTACGAATATCCATGAGTGGGTTCCGTACTCTTTGTTTAGTGTGATTGTGACAGGCGTTAAGCGCTGTCTGTAAAGCGTGAGTCCTGACGGCAAAACGGCTTCTGCCAGCCAGGGCGCCGGTATATTCCGCCTCAACGATTCATGTGAGACTTGTCGGTTAACATGCAGCGATTTGCTGCAATCCTCCGGCAAAAAACAAAATATACCTTCAATGCTCGATTGTCACCTTTTCAGCGGTCTAAAAACGCCGTCCAGGGAGCCAAGGTCGCACATTATAATGATTTCGTAGCAATTGGCAGCTAAATACTGGTCTTATCAGGGAAGATAATCAACCGCTAACACACAAATAACATCCGAGTCTCTGCATTTTGTAACCGACTGCACAGTTCGCCAAACTAGCGCCACCACTGGCGGAACTTCTTGTAACGGCAGGCCAAAAGCAGCAGTGCGAGCAGGGCATAAATGATGGGTTGAGGCGACAAAATCTTCACCGACCACAGATAATGTATCGGCGCGAGGATCGCCACCAGATAGACGACGTTGTGCAAAAGTTGCCAGCGCTTACCCAATTTTCGTTGTGCCGCCTGTGTTGATGTTAGCGTCAGCGCGAGCAGGATGAGCCAACTGATGATCCCAAGCGTTAAATACGGACGCGTAATCAGTTCTCGTCCCAACAATCCGAGATTATGGATACCTAACTCCAGCAGCGCGTAACTGGTCAGATGCAGCGTGGCCCAGGCGAAACACCATAACCCCAGCAGACGACGGGTGCGTATCAATAATGGCTGTTTAGCGTAGCGTGCGAGCGGCGTGACCAGCAAGGCGGCGAGCAAAAATTTCAGAGCCGTCCTACCGGTAAAGTGCTGGATGTCCTTTACCGGATCGGCGCTGAGCCCGCCGTTGTTAATGGCCCAGAACAGCCAGAGAAACGGCAGCAATCCCGCCAGATGAAGCGCCACTTTCAGCCAGGTTATCTGTTTTGCACTCAGCCGCACTTAGAAATTCTCCCGCAAATTCAGGCCGCGATAGAGCGAGGCCACTTCATCGGCATAGCCGTTAAACAGTAGGGTGGGTTGCCGTTGGACATCCAGAATCCCGCCTGCGCCAATAAATCGTTCCGTTGCCTGCGACCAGCGCGGGTGATCAACATGCGGATTCACATTGGCGTAAAAGCCGTACTCATCGGCAGCAGCAAGATTCCAGGTGGTGGGTGGCCGTTCGCGAGTCAGTTTAATGCTGACGATCGATTTAATGCCTTTAAAGCCATATTTCCATGGCACCGTCAGGCGTACAGGCGCGCCGTTTTGCGGCGGTAATGCTTTACCGTATACGCCAACGGTCAGCAGCGTCAGGGGATGCATCGCCTCGTCCAGGCGCAGTCCTTCGACATAGGGATATTTCAATCCGCCGCCAATGAAGCGATCTTTTTGTCCCGGCATATCGTCCGGCGCATAAAGCGTCTCGAACGCGACATATTTTGCATTGCTGGTGGGTTCGACGAGCGCCAGCAGCTTATGTAAAGGAAAGCCAATCCACGGCACCACCATCGACCAGGCTTCGACACAGCGCATTCGGTAAATCCGTTCCTCTAAAGGAAAGCGCGTGGTGAGCGCATCGTGATCCAGGGTTAATGGTTTGGCCACTTCACCACTGATTTTCAACGTCCAGGGATCGGTTTTCATGCTGCCCGCATTGGCGGCAGGATCGGCCTTATCCAGACCAAACTCGTAAAAATTGTTGTAGCCAGTGACTTTATCTTCTGGCGTTAAAGGCAGCGTGTTTTGCCATGCGGCGGGTTTGCTGAATTCCAGCGGTTTGCCGGCGGGCGCGGGTGGGCGATCGTTGCCTTTGAACCAGCTCAACAGATCCGCCTGCGCGGATATCGGCAGCGACAGCGCGGCAGCCCCGATCCCCAGCGCTTTCAGCACCTGGCGGCGATGCATAAAGAAAGCCGATTCGGCGGTGACATCGGCTTCTGTGAGTGGACGTAATTTTTTCATAACAGACTCCCGGCGTACACATAATGCGTAGTTACTATGGCAGGGAGTCTGTCAGTGCGCAGCGAAATTTCGTTAATTAAGTGTAAATTTCTGCGGCGTCCGCGTTTACTTCACTTTAACCAGCGTACGGCCTTGTACCTGGTTATTAATGATGGCCTCGGCGAACGTTGGCGCATCGGCCAGCGAAATTTCTGTCGCCGCCTGTGCATAGAATGATTCCGGTAAGTCATTCACCAGACGCTGCCAGGCCTGAGCGCGGCGTGCTGGTGGCGTCATTACCGAATCCACCCCTTGCAGGCGAACGTTGCGCAAAATAAACGGCATCACCGTCGTTGGCAGGGCAAAACCGCCCGCCAGGCCACAGGCTGCGACACAGCCGCCGTAGTTCATTTGCGCAAGCACTTTCGCCAGTACTTTATCGCCCACGGTATCAATTGCCCC comes from the Citrobacter amalonaticus genome and includes:
- the accC gene encoding acetyl-CoA carboxylase biotin carboxylase subunit — translated: MLDKIVIANRGEIALRILRACKELGIKTVAVHSSADRDLKHVLLADETVCIGPAPSVKSYLNIPAIISAAEITGAVAIHPGYGFLSENANFAEQVERSGFIFIGPKADTIRLMGDKVSAITAMKKAGVPTVPGSDGPLTDDMDANRAHAKRIGYPVIIKASGGGGGRGMRVVRGDAELAQSISMTKAEAKAAFSNDMVYMEKYLENPRHIEIQVLADGQGNAIYLAERDCSMQRRHQKVVEEAPAPGITPELRRYIGERCAKACVDIGYRGAGTFEFLFENGEFYFIEMNTRIQVEHPVTEMITGVDLIKEQLRIAAGQPLSIKQEEVQVKGHAVECRINAEDPNTFLPSPGKITRFHAPGGFGVRWESHIYAGYTVPPYYDSMIGKLICYGETRDVAIARMKNALQELIIDGIKTNIDLQTRIMNDEHFQHGGTNIHYLEKKLGLQEK
- the accB gene encoding acetyl-CoA carboxylase biotin carboxyl carrier protein, which gives rise to MDIRKIKKLIELVEESGISELEISEGEESVRISRAAPAGSFPVMQQAYAAPMMQQQPALSNAVAPAAEAPAAAAAEISGHIVRSPMVGTFYRTPSPDAKAFIEVGQKVNVGDTLCIVEAMKMMNQIEADKSGTVKAILVESGQPVEFDEPLVVIE
- the msrQ gene encoding protein-methionine-sulfoxide reductase heme-binding subunit MsrQ: MRLSAKQITWLKVALHLAGLLPFLWLFWAINNGGLSADPVKDIQHFTGRTALKFLLAALLVTPLARYAKQPLLIRTRRLLGLWCFAWATLHLTSYALLELGIHNLGLLGRELITRPYLTLGIISWLILLALTLTSTQAAQRKLGKRWQLLHNVVYLVAILAPIHYLWSVKILSPQPIIYALLALLLLACRYKKFRQWWR
- the msrP gene encoding protein-methionine-sulfoxide reductase catalytic subunit MsrP, producing the protein MKKLRPLTEADVTAESAFFMHRRQVLKALGIGAAALSLPISAQADLLSWFKGNDRPPAPAGKPLEFSKPAAWQNTLPLTPEDKVTGYNNFYEFGLDKADPAANAGSMKTDPWTLKISGEVAKPLTLDHDALTTRFPLEERIYRMRCVEAWSMVVPWIGFPLHKLLALVEPTSNAKYVAFETLYAPDDMPGQKDRFIGGGLKYPYVEGLRLDEAMHPLTLLTVGVYGKALPPQNGAPVRLTVPWKYGFKGIKSIVSIKLTRERPPTTWNLAAADEYGFYANVNPHVDHPRWSQATERFIGAGGILDVQRQPTLLFNGYADEVASLYRGLNLRENF